One stretch of Vibrio nitrifigilis DNA includes these proteins:
- a CDS encoding DUF484 family protein: MSQPQADALTAQVVEEYLRDNPDFFKDKPELIDHLALPHQQMGAVSLVHVQMSRQRQRIEELEEEITALMSLAANNDKTFHEFMELQEQLLNCEALCEVVAAIKEKAQELGLTAYLRLLDHRYEPLHISRDNWQRFATNHFNGKDAYLGRLRKSDCQRLLGEHVIAPELGSFVVLPLTKGQPQGVLAFSSADGGHFQPHMDTLFLRHLALVVSHLIDTLPWQLADEERFSQPSA, translated from the coding sequence TTGTCTCAACCTCAAGCGGATGCGCTGACGGCGCAAGTAGTCGAAGAATATTTACGCGATAACCCGGATTTCTTTAAAGATAAACCGGAGCTAATAGACCATTTAGCACTTCCTCATCAGCAAATGGGAGCGGTATCGCTTGTCCATGTACAGATGTCTCGTCAGCGTCAGCGTATTGAAGAATTAGAAGAAGAAATTACGGCCTTAATGTCGTTAGCGGCAAACAACGATAAAACCTTTCATGAGTTTATGGAGTTACAAGAGCAACTTCTTAATTGTGAAGCTTTGTGTGAAGTGGTTGCCGCGATAAAAGAAAAAGCGCAAGAGTTAGGGCTAACTGCCTATCTACGTTTGCTCGATCATCGTTATGAACCTTTGCATATTAGTCGGGATAACTGGCAGCGCTTTGCGACTAACCACTTTAATGGTAAAGATGCTTATCTTGGGCGTTTACGAAAAAGCGATTGCCAGCGATTGCTTGGCGAGCATGTTATTGCACCAGAGCTAGGTTCATTTGTCGTGTTGCCATTAACTAAAGGCCAGCCTCAAGGTGTCTTGGCGTTTTCTAGTGCTGATGGAGGACATTTTCAGCCTCATATGGATACCTTATTCTTGCGCCATTTAGCTCTTGTGGTGTCACATTTAATAGATACATTACCTTGGCAATTGGCCGATGAAGAACGATTTAGTCAACCCTCTGCCTAA
- the dapF gene encoding diaminopimelate epimerase, producing MHFHFSKMHGLGNDFMVVDCITQNVFFSPELIRRLADRHTGVGFDQLLVVEAPYDPETDFHYRIFNADGSEVEQCGNGARCFARFVRMKGLTNKFSINVSTKKGKMVLHVENDDQITVNMGVPEFEPSKIPFRAKQSEKTYIMRVAEQTLFCGAVSMGNPHVVTVVDDVVTAAVETLGPLLESHERFPERVNAGFMDIVDRSEINLRVYERGAGETQACGSGACAAVAVGIVQGILDEQVTVHLPGGSLVIKWKGPGKPLFMTGPAVHVFDGQLSC from the coding sequence ATGCATTTTCATTTTTCTAAAATGCACGGATTGGGTAATGATTTCATGGTTGTGGACTGCATTACCCAAAACGTCTTTTTTTCTCCTGAATTGATCCGTCGTTTGGCGGATCGACATACTGGAGTGGGGTTTGACCAACTATTGGTGGTTGAAGCTCCCTATGATCCAGAAACCGATTTTCACTACCGCATCTTTAATGCTGATGGTAGTGAAGTCGAGCAGTGTGGTAATGGTGCTCGTTGTTTTGCGCGCTTTGTTCGTATGAAAGGGTTGACCAATAAGTTCAGCATTAATGTGAGTACGAAAAAAGGCAAAATGGTTCTACACGTAGAAAATGATGATCAAATTACGGTTAACATGGGTGTGCCAGAATTTGAGCCAAGCAAAATACCGTTTAGAGCGAAACAGTCGGAAAAAACATACATTATGCGGGTTGCGGAACAAACGTTATTCTGTGGCGCTGTCAGTATGGGCAACCCACACGTCGTGACCGTTGTGGATGATGTCGTGACTGCGGCTGTTGAGACGCTAGGGCCGTTGCTTGAATCTCATGAACGTTTCCCTGAACGTGTTAATGCCGGTTTTATGGATATTGTTGACCGCTCTGAAATCAATTTGCGTGTTTATGAACGCGGTGCTGGTGAAACACAAGCTTGTGGTAGCGGTGCCTGTGCAGCGGTTGCTGTTGGTATTGTGCAAGGAATCCTTGATGAGCAAGTTACAGTTCATCTGCCTGGCGGTTCCCTCGTCATTAAATGGAAAGGTCCGGGTAAACCCCTGTTTATGACAGGTCCTGCCGTGCATGTTTTTGATGGCCAACTTTCTTGTTAA
- the lysA gene encoding diaminopimelate decarboxylase, translating to MDYFNYQDDGQLWAENVSLTQLAEQYGTPLYVYSRATLERHWHAFDKSVGEHPHLVCYAVKSNSNIGVLNALARLGSGFDIVSGGELERVIAAGGDPAKVVFSGVGKTEAEMKRALSLKIKCFNVESEPELERLNKVAAEMGVIAPISLRINPDVDAKTHPYISTGLRDNKFGIAFERAPEVYQLAQSLENLEVKGIDCHIGSQLTAIEPFIDATDRLLALIDNLVAQGIQIKHLDVGGGLGVVYRDELPPQPSEYAKALLSRLENHQHLELIFEPGRAISANAGVLLTKVEFLKHTEHKNFAIIDAAMNDLIRPVLYQAWQDIVPVSPREGEAKEYDLVGPICETGDFLGKDRSLVLESGDLLAVRSAGAYGFVMASNYNTRVRAAEVMVDGDKSHLVRQREELSSLWELESILPE from the coding sequence TTGGATTACTTCAATTATCAGGATGATGGCCAACTTTGGGCTGAAAACGTTTCGTTGACTCAATTGGCTGAGCAATATGGTACGCCGTTGTATGTTTACTCGCGCGCTACTTTAGAACGTCATTGGCATGCGTTTGATAAATCGGTAGGTGAACACCCACATTTGGTGTGTTATGCAGTGAAATCCAATTCTAATATTGGTGTACTTAACGCATTAGCTCGACTTGGTTCAGGTTTTGATATCGTATCTGGTGGTGAACTGGAACGTGTTATCGCTGCCGGCGGTGATCCTGCTAAAGTTGTTTTTTCTGGTGTCGGTAAAACTGAAGCGGAAATGAAGCGAGCACTGTCGCTCAAGATTAAATGTTTTAATGTTGAATCAGAGCCTGAGCTTGAACGTTTGAACAAGGTTGCGGCAGAAATGGGTGTGATTGCACCGATTTCACTACGTATCAACCCAGATGTCGATGCTAAAACTCACCCTTATATTTCGACAGGGTTGCGTGATAATAAATTTGGTATCGCATTTGAACGTGCTCCTGAGGTGTATCAATTAGCTCAAAGTCTTGAAAACCTTGAAGTGAAAGGAATTGATTGTCATATCGGGTCACAATTAACGGCGATTGAACCATTTATTGATGCGACTGACCGTTTGTTAGCTCTGATTGATAACTTGGTTGCTCAAGGCATTCAGATTAAACATTTGGATGTCGGTGGTGGCTTGGGTGTGGTTTATCGTGATGAATTACCGCCTCAACCATCTGAATACGCGAAAGCGCTGTTATCTCGTTTGGAGAATCATCAACATCTTGAATTAATCTTCGAACCAGGGCGTGCGATTTCTGCAAATGCTGGCGTATTGCTGACTAAAGTTGAATTCCTTAAACACACAGAGCATAAAAACTTTGCCATTATTGATGCGGCAATGAACGATTTAATTCGTCCCGTACTTTACCAAGCATGGCAAGATATCGTACCTGTATCTCCACGTGAAGGAGAGGCAAAAGAGTATGATTTGGTTGGGCCAATTTGTGAAACGGGTGACTTCCTAGGTAAAGATCGCTCTTTGGTTTTAGAGTCTGGTGATTTACTTGCAGTTCGTTCGGCTGGTGCTTATGGTTTTGTCATGGCTTCAAACTATAACACCCGTGTTCGTGCGGCCGAAGTAATGGTGGATGGCGATAAGTCACACTTAGTTCGTCAGCGTGAAGAATTATCTAGTTTGTGGGAACTAGAGAGCATTTTGCCGGAGTAA
- the lptM gene encoding LPS translocon maturation chaperone LptM — protein MKKTITALFLLSTLVLAGCGQTGPLYMPDDSQQNSQTQ, from the coding sequence ATGAAAAAGACCATCACCGCGCTGTTTTTGTTATCCACACTGGTATTGGCTGGCTGTGGCCAAACGGGCCCACTTTATATGCCGGATGACTCTCAGCAGAACTCACAAACACAGTAA
- the cyaY gene encoding iron donor protein CyaY, whose amino-acid sequence MNETEFHQLVDAQLETLEEMIDNSGADIDYENVGNVLTLEFEDRSQVIINRQEPMKEIWLASRAGGFHFRYDGNNWLCTKTGIEFITMVKTECEKHAGEHIEWED is encoded by the coding sequence ATGAATGAAACTGAATTTCATCAACTGGTAGATGCTCAACTAGAAACCCTAGAAGAAATGATAGATAACTCAGGGGCTGATATCGATTACGAAAACGTAGGAAATGTGCTTACATTGGAGTTTGAAGATCGCAGTCAAGTCATCATCAACCGCCAAGAACCAATGAAAGAGATCTGGCTTGCATCAAGGGCTGGCGGCTTTCATTTCCGCTACGATGGAAATAATTGGCTATGCACAAAAACGGGCATTGAGTTTATCACCATGGTAAAAACCGAATGCGAAAAGCATGCTGGTGAACATATTGAGTGGGAAGATTAA